The candidate division KSB1 bacterium genome has a segment encoding these proteins:
- a CDS encoding YlxR family protein, which yields MGHTPERTCLACGRKTGKAVLLRLARDRAGTITIDPHQRLPGRGAYVCPTPACGELLKKKKGLHHGFHQPVPAEIYQRVIEFLREHASP from the coding sequence ATGGGCCATACACCAGAGCGAACCTGTCTGGCTTGTGGGCGAAAAACCGGCAAAGCGGTTTTGCTGCGTCTCGCGCGAGATCGGGCGGGAACCATCACGATTGACCCGCACCAACGCCTTCCCGGACGCGGCGCGTATGTTTGCCCCACGCCGGCGTGCGGAGAATTGTTGAAGAAAAAGAAAGGCTTGCATCACGGCTTTCACCAACCGGTGCCGGCCGAAATTTACCAGCGTGTGATAGAATTTTTGCGCGAGCATGCTTCCCCATGA
- a CDS encoding ribosomal L7Ae/L30e/S12e/Gadd45 family protein, with protein sequence MLPHEILGLLGLAQRAGKVIIGATAVAHEMRRSRQAVLVIFARDFSPATKNKLLAQAARPPHIFEIGSMREWGEYFGRQQVGVIAVADKNFTAGILEKLKR encoded by the coding sequence ATGCTTCCCCATGAAATCCTCGGCTTGCTGGGTTTGGCACAGCGGGCCGGCAAAGTCATCATCGGGGCGACCGCCGTTGCGCATGAGATGCGCCGGTCGCGGCAGGCGGTGTTGGTTATTTTTGCCCGTGATTTTTCACCGGCGACAAAAAATAAATTGCTGGCGCAAGCCGCGCGGCCGCCGCACATTTTTGAAATTGGAAGCATGCGCGAGTGGGGAGAGTATTTTGGCCGGCAGCAGGTGGGCGTCATTGCCGTCGCCGATAAAAATTTCACCGCCGGTATCTTGGAAAAATTGAAACGGTGA
- a CDS encoding 5-formyltetrahydrofolate cyclo-ligase, producing the protein MTVVSEKERLRDQMRTLRRQLDASWRERASAAIISRLETLPIFLHAQAVQTYVALCREVDTHELIRRLLRAGKQVAAPKVESGNELQQYFIKDFSELHPGAFGILEPPAHPSRLASPEQFDLVLVPGLAFDRAGHRLGAGKGYYDRFLAQIKAPKIALAFAFQIVEQIPVEAHDQRVNVIVTEKEVISCS; encoded by the coding sequence GTGACGGTTGTTTCCGAAAAAGAACGGCTCCGCGACCAGATGCGCACGTTGCGCCGCCAACTTGACGCCTCGTGGCGCGAACGCGCCAGCGCCGCGATTATTTCGCGTCTGGAAACGCTGCCGATTTTCCTGCATGCGCAAGCCGTTCAAACTTACGTTGCGCTTTGCCGTGAAGTCGATACCCACGAGCTGATTCGGCGGCTCTTGCGGGCCGGCAAACAGGTTGCCGCCCCCAAAGTTGAATCTGGCAATGAACTGCAGCAATATTTTATCAAAGACTTTTCCGAGCTGCACCCCGGCGCTTTTGGCATTCTCGAGCCGCCGGCTCATCCCAGCCGGCTCGCGTCCCCGGAACAATTTGATCTCGTGCTCGTGCCCGGCCTGGCTTTTGACCGCGCCGGCCATCGTCTCGGCGCCGGCAAAGGTTATTACGACCGCTTTCTCGCGCAGATCAAAGCGCCCAAAATCGCGCTGGCGTTTGCGTTTCAAATTGTCGAGCAAATCCCCGTCGAAGCGCATGATCAGCGGGTAAATGTGATTGTAACGGAGAAGGAAGTGATAAGTTGTTCATAG
- a CDS encoding MGMT family protein — translation MAKTNAMVNFFRRVVIVVKKIPRGKVATYGQIAALSGNPRAARQVAWVLHSVSNKEKLPWQRVINSLGGISLPHHGGYKLQRALLVKEGVKFDSEDRIDLARFQWRPKNIKF, via the coding sequence ATGGCAAAAACCAACGCGATGGTGAACTTTTTCCGCCGAGTCGTGATCGTGGTCAAAAAAATTCCTCGCGGCAAAGTGGCGACCTACGGCCAAATCGCCGCCCTCTCCGGCAATCCTCGCGCGGCGCGGCAGGTGGCGTGGGTGCTGCACAGCGTTTCCAATAAAGAAAAATTGCCCTGGCAGCGCGTCATCAACAGCTTGGGCGGCATTTCCCTGCCTCACCACGGAGGTTACAAACTGCAGCGGGCTTTGTTGGTCAAAGAAGGCGTCAAATTCGATTCGGAAGATCGTATTGATCTGGCGCGATTTCAGTGGCGGCCAAAAAATATTAAATTTTAA
- a CDS encoding alpha-amylase family glycosyl hydrolase, whose translation MKLNLRGIPCVLFSSILLLQNLFAQPDSVDVTFFYKPTGNPSVVFLPGEFNNWGPNNNGFISSTAPSRMNFEVASGRWVKTVRLRVGGQPNGGVPGAYQYKFNENGLNTGWKPDPLNPRSNRRDNDNSYLFIRNPTIHYLLPNTVAGSGIVKTRQPEISAYLFPSTKTSVDTASIIVKLDNFEYRHVGAGYDAATKKFTFIPPQPLSNGPHQLILLAKTLANTTASDTTRFTVQADAVQILTQPASTWKTSWPIRGEILKADGSPDSSVRAATLLRGAESWGISVRTGRFDTTMSLLEGENIFSVRALVGGVNETSQTIRITRKVNHAPFAVMAFDTAGTQLVFRANQSSDPDGQTLTFTWQEDPGNPETLGISGSSEATITAVKPKTPGEYYFALTARDPDGNSDRTRHYFTLTAAGQVIPATLKSNPAWVKQARVYEIFIHSFTPEGTLKAATAKLDYIKAMGFNVIWLMPIMDNNFRIDGVGAGYDIVDFYRVAPEFGTNEDFRAFADRAHQLGMKVVLDITPNHTSQAHPFAADIRVYREHSPYWNYYQHDLISNSNYRPNLPERRSSNGLFIYYDGFSEEIINYNWADLDARLYMIEVFKFWITEMRADGFRFDVYWGPARRANNGNGGENEMGAPVRQALKHLKPDIWLLAEDSGVGIGTERIYADHNGGVDSAYDWPLYFDGFRAGSALSGNANNLHNKIFNNNYYPGPNSYFFRFLENHDETRLARLASSIQQTVPYAVTLFTIPGIPLVYAGQEVGFGNGLDDFTGKRGRIDFDDPDKSVVQKLYQKLCHLREKFPAFWTQRLIRLDQPDNNVYVFSRPFANENAVVAVNLSTVTRNATITLNASTVEFSGGLKPGTNYFVNELLTGTTTSLQTDAAGVISFSSPLPAYGAVVYIVATEPKSLSVPDLPVGVDETNFGEIPQGFFLQQNYPNPLRASGFNSETTIRFDLPHQAEVTLRVFNLLGEEVVTLLRKKMAAGAHLTRWDGRNAFGQLVASGVYLLQLEAGQEVSVRKVLIMR comes from the coding sequence ATGAAGCTCAATTTGCGGGGCATTCCCTGTGTTTTGTTCAGCAGTATTTTGTTGCTTCAAAATCTTTTCGCCCAACCTGACAGCGTTGATGTAACTTTTTTTTACAAACCCACCGGCAATCCTTCGGTGGTGTTTCTTCCCGGCGAATTTAACAATTGGGGGCCGAACAACAACGGCTTCATTTCCTCAACCGCGCCGTCCCGCATGAATTTTGAGGTGGCGAGCGGCCGCTGGGTGAAAACGGTGCGGCTGCGCGTCGGTGGACAACCCAACGGCGGGGTTCCCGGCGCCTATCAATACAAATTCAATGAAAATGGCCTTAACACCGGCTGGAAACCCGATCCGCTGAACCCGCGTTCGAACCGTCGCGATAATGACAACTCGTATCTTTTTATTCGCAATCCCACCATTCACTATCTTTTGCCCAACACGGTGGCCGGATCGGGAATCGTCAAGACGCGCCAACCGGAGATTTCGGCCTACCTTTTCCCTTCTACGAAAACCAGTGTTGATACCGCCTCGATTATCGTCAAGTTGGATAATTTTGAATACCGGCACGTTGGCGCTGGCTACGACGCCGCCACCAAAAAATTTACTTTTATTCCGCCGCAGCCTTTGAGCAACGGCCCGCATCAACTTATTCTTTTGGCCAAAACTCTGGCCAACACGACCGCCTCCGACACCACTCGTTTCACGGTGCAGGCCGATGCGGTGCAGATTCTCACCCAACCGGCATCAACCTGGAAAACGAGCTGGCCGATTCGCGGCGAAATTTTGAAGGCTGATGGCTCGCCCGACAGCAGTGTGCGCGCGGCGACTTTGCTTCGTGGCGCCGAGAGTTGGGGAATTTCCGTGCGCACCGGCAGATTCGACACCACCATGTCGCTGCTCGAAGGCGAAAATATTTTCAGCGTGCGCGCATTGGTTGGCGGCGTCAACGAGACGTCACAAACGATTCGGATCACCCGCAAAGTCAATCATGCGCCGTTTGCGGTGATGGCTTTCGACACCGCCGGAACGCAGCTTGTTTTTCGGGCCAATCAAAGCAGCGATCCTGACGGCCAAACTTTGACTTTCACTTGGCAGGAAGATCCCGGCAATCCTGAAACGCTTGGAATCAGCGGCTCTTCTGAAGCGACGATCACTGCTGTCAAACCCAAAACGCCGGGTGAATATTATTTCGCTTTGACGGCGCGCGACCCCGATGGCAACAGCGACCGCACGCGCCATTATTTTACATTGACGGCGGCCGGGCAGGTGATTCCGGCGACGCTCAAGAGCAATCCGGCGTGGGTAAAACAGGCGCGGGTGTATGAAATTTTCATTCATTCCTTTACACCCGAAGGCACGCTGAAAGCGGCAACGGCAAAATTGGATTACATCAAGGCAATGGGTTTTAACGTGATTTGGCTGATGCCGATCATGGACAACAATTTTCGCATCGACGGTGTCGGCGCGGGTTACGACATCGTGGATTTCTATCGTGTTGCGCCGGAATTTGGAACGAACGAAGATTTTCGCGCTTTCGCTGACCGCGCTCATCAGCTCGGCATGAAAGTCGTGCTCGACATCACGCCGAATCACACCAGCCAGGCGCATCCTTTTGCCGCGGATATTCGCGTTTATCGCGAGCATTCGCCTTATTGGAATTATTATCAACATGATTTGATCAGCAACAGCAATTACCGCCCGAATTTGCCGGAGCGCCGCAGCAGCAACGGGCTGTTCATTTATTACGACGGCTTCAGCGAGGAAATCATCAATTACAACTGGGCCGATCTCGACGCCCGTTTGTACATGATCGAGGTGTTTAAGTTTTGGATTACGGAAATGCGCGCCGACGGTTTTCGCTTTGACGTTTATTGGGGGCCGGCGCGACGGGCGAACAACGGCAATGGCGGTGAGAACGAAATGGGCGCGCCTGTGCGGCAGGCCCTGAAACACCTCAAGCCGGACATCTGGCTTTTGGCGGAAGACAGCGGCGTCGGCATTGGCACGGAGCGCATTTATGCCGATCACAATGGCGGCGTGGATTCGGCATACGACTGGCCGCTGTATTTCGACGGCTTTCGCGCCGGCAGCGCGTTATCAGGCAACGCAAACAATCTGCACAACAAAATTTTTAACAACAACTATTATCCCGGCCCAAACAGCTACTTTTTCCGGTTTTTGGAAAATCACGACGAGACCCGGCTGGCGCGCCTGGCGAGCAGCATTCAGCAAACCGTACCGTATGCCGTCACCCTTTTCACGATCCCCGGCATTCCGCTGGTTTACGCCGGGCAGGAAGTCGGCTTCGGCAACGGCCTCGACGATTTTACCGGCAAGCGCGGCCGCATCGACTTCGATGATCCCGACAAAAGCGTCGTCCAGAAACTTTATCAAAAACTCTGTCACCTTCGCGAAAAATTCCCGGCGTTTTGGACGCAGCGGCTCATCCGCCTGGATCAGCCTGATAATAACGTTTATGTTTTTTCGCGCCCCTTCGCCAATGAGAACGCCGTGGTTGCAGTGAACTTGAGCACTGTGACGCGCAACGCAACGATCACGCTCAATGCCTCAACCGTCGAGTTCAGCGGCGGCTTGAAGCCGGGCACGAATTATTTCGTGAACGAATTGCTGACCGGCACGACGACGAGTTTGCAAACCGACGCCGCTGGCGTCATCAGTTTCTCAAGCCCGCTGCCGGCCTATGGCGCGGTGGTTTACATCGTCGCCACCGAACCCAAATCGCTCAGCGTGCCGGACCTGCCGGTTGGCGTCGATGAAACCAACTTCGGCGAAATACCGCAAGGCTTTTTTTTACAGCAAAATTATCCGAATCCCCTGCGGGCATCGGGTTTCAATTCCGAAACCACGATTCGTTTCGACTTGCCGCATCAAGCCGAGGTCACCCTGCGCGTTTTTAATTTGCTTGGCGAGGAAGTCGTCACCTTGCTCCGAAAAAAAATGGCAGCCGGCGCCCATCTTACGCGCTGGGATGGGCGAAATGCCTTTGGGCAATTGGTGGCCAGCGGCGTCTATCTGCTGCAATTGGAAGCCGGGCAGGAGGTGAGCGTAAGAAAAGTGTTAATCATGAGATAG
- a CDS encoding histidinol phosphate phosphatase: MNFDIEDSLRSRLEVALEACWRAGKITLEYFQTGVPVELKSDHSPVTMADRRAEEEIRAWLTRYFPHDAIVGEEGGRTTPAAGSETTWYIDPIDGTKSFVCGVPFYGALLACERRGRVVLGVAHFPALDETVWAAHNAGCYWNGRRARASDVKKLEDAVLLTTDFYRMETMGFGRALDTLCRATKLQRTWGDAYGHILVATGRAEIMLDPKMAVWDNGPLLPILEEAGGRFTDWQGNATIHSDSAFSTNGHLHEAVKRILKAE, encoded by the coding sequence ATGAATTTCGATATCGAGGACTCCCTGCGTTCCCGTTTGGAAGTGGCACTGGAGGCGTGCTGGCGGGCGGGAAAAATCACGCTGGAATATTTTCAAACCGGCGTTCCGGTTGAGCTAAAAAGCGATCACTCGCCGGTGACGATGGCGGACCGCCGCGCCGAGGAGGAAATCCGCGCCTGGCTCACGCGCTATTTTCCCCATGACGCCATCGTCGGCGAAGAAGGCGGCCGCACCACGCCGGCGGCCGGAAGCGAGACGACGTGGTACATCGATCCGATTGACGGCACCAAATCTTTTGTCTGCGGTGTGCCTTTTTACGGAGCTTTGCTGGCGTGTGAGCGTCGGGGCCGGGTCGTGCTCGGCGTGGCGCATTTTCCGGCGCTGGATGAAACGGTTTGGGCCGCGCACAACGCCGGCTGTTATTGGAACGGCCGCCGGGCACGCGCCTCCGATGTAAAAAAATTGGAAGACGCGGTTTTGCTGACGACGGATTTTTATCGCATGGAAACGATGGGCTTTGGTCGGGCGCTCGATACTTTATGCCGCGCCACCAAGCTGCAGCGAACCTGGGGCGACGCCTATGGCCACATTTTGGTCGCCACCGGCCGTGCTGAAATTATGCTCGACCCGAAAATGGCAGTGTGGGACAACGGCCCCCTTCTGCCCATTCTCGAAGAAGCCGGCGGCCGCTTCACCGATTGGCAGGGCAACGCCACGATTCACAGCGACAGCGCTTTTTCGACGAACGGGCATTTGCATGAAGCTGTGAAGCGCATTTTGAAGGCGGAATAA
- a CDS encoding DUF1460 domain-containing protein encodes MFDIRERNHFMLADWLPNNARRFEDVTATIGCGLCVDMYKTLDRAAGLRKKGVPEKELALIPPPQTLAIKYIPQADLPAVKTK; translated from the coding sequence GTGTTCGACATTCGCGAGCGCAATCATTTTATGCTGGCGGATTGGCTGCCGAACAATGCCCGGCGGTTTGAGGATGTCACCGCAACCATCGGCTGCGGGCTGTGTGTCGACATGTACAAAACCCTCGATCGCGCCGCTGGGCTGCGCAAAAAGGGTGTGCCGGAAAAAGAGCTGGCATTGATTCCACCGCCGCAAACGCTGGCGATCAAATATATTCCCCAAGCGGATTTGCCAGCCGTCAAAACGAAATGA
- a CDS encoding ATP-binding protein, whose amino-acid sequence MDRKEASAVVPSTSPIPVQPPATDKENRRRDEEQENFVYIVSHNLKAPLASIQGFANILYEELGPTLNAEHRHFLERLRQNAALMEKIVLDLLEFSRLGRYPFTFEMVNVGELVEAVIEDMRLLGQLHDVDFVFSPKNFDTLRLYADGDELKTVFENLLSNAVKYRRPDVPLHIEIGWDEQPRFHALWVRDNGIGMDPAFQAKAFELFQRGPNVGQIQGTGIGLAIVRRIIENHQGLVRIDSRLGEGTAVYFTLPKLDNPPPFSSRSKAKQ is encoded by the coding sequence ATGGACAGAAAGGAAGCTTCCGCTGTTGTGCCCTCGACCAGCCCCATCCCTGTGCAGCCGCCGGCCACGGATAAGGAAAACCGGCGGCGCGACGAGGAACAGGAAAACTTTGTCTACATTGTCAGCCATAATCTGAAAGCGCCGCTGGCATCGATTCAAGGCTTTGCCAATATTTTATACGAAGAACTGGGGCCGACGCTCAACGCCGAGCACCGGCATTTTCTGGAGCGCTTGCGGCAAAACGCGGCGCTGATGGAAAAAATTGTGCTCGATCTGCTCGAGTTTTCGCGCTTGGGGCGCTATCCCTTCACATTTGAAATGGTCAACGTCGGCGAGCTGGTGGAGGCCGTGATTGAAGACATGCGTTTGCTCGGGCAGCTTCACGACGTTGATTTCGTTTTTTCGCCGAAAAATTTCGACACGCTGCGCTTGTATGCCGACGGCGACGAGCTAAAAACCGTTTTTGAAAATTTGCTCAGCAACGCCGTCAAATACCGCCGGCCCGATGTTCCCTTGCATATCGAAATCGGCTGGGACGAACAACCGCGTTTTCATGCGCTGTGGGTACGCGACAACGGCATCGGCATGGATCCGGCTTTTCAGGCGAAGGCCTTCGAGTTGTTTCAGCGCGGCCCGAACGTCGGCCAAATTCAAGGCACTGGCATCGGCCTCGCCATCGTGCGCCGCATCATCGAAAATCATCAAGGCCTGGTGCGCATCGATTCCAGGCTCGGCGAGGGGACAGCTGTTTATTTTACCCTTCCCAAATTGGATAACCCGCCTCCGTTCTCTTCGCGCTCAAAGGCCAAACAGTGA
- a CDS encoding DUF547 domain-containing protein — MSRVLRFQGVAKTVFKILAVFGALILAAPSHIFAASAKADSLGPDYSLFSQVLRDHVKNGAVNYKALKTDKRLTDFVEMLKKTDPNKISAKNRLAFWINVYNAFVLKVVVDQYPIKSIMNKTAYALGKSNFQKKLVTINGVPYSLNDVENDIIRPMGDPRIHFAINCAAKSCPPLRSEAFEPRRLDEQLEEQTRQFINNPEKNSFDFAKKEALVSKIFDWFEEDFKKYDKGVPAFIGRYLPAEQGQQLLANAKIFKIKHHDYNWDLNE; from the coding sequence ATGAGCCGGGTGTTGCGTTTTCAGGGGGTTGCCAAAACGGTTTTCAAAATTCTCGCCGTCTTCGGCGCGTTGATTTTGGCGGCGCCTTCACACATTTTTGCCGCTTCGGCCAAGGCGGATTCCCTCGGCCCGGATTATTCGTTGTTTTCACAAGTGCTGCGCGATCACGTCAAAAACGGCGCGGTGAATTACAAAGCGCTCAAAACCGACAAGCGCTTGACTGATTTCGTCGAAATGCTCAAAAAAACCGATCCAAATAAAATTTCCGCAAAGAACCGCCTGGCGTTCTGGATCAATGTCTACAATGCGTTCGTGCTCAAAGTCGTCGTCGATCAATATCCGATCAAAAGCATCATGAACAAAACCGCGTATGCGCTCGGCAAATCGAATTTTCAAAAAAAGCTGGTGACGATCAACGGCGTGCCATACTCGCTGAACGACGTCGAGAATGACATCATTCGTCCCATGGGTGATCCGCGCATTCATTTTGCGATCAACTGCGCGGCGAAAAGCTGCCCGCCTTTGCGTTCGGAAGCTTTCGAGCCGCGTCGTCTCGACGAGCAATTGGAAGAGCAGACCCGCCAGTTCATCAACAATCCGGAGAAAAACAGCTTCGATTTCGCGAAAAAAGAGGCGCTGGTGTCAAAAATTTTCGACTGGTTTGAAGAAGATTTCAAAAAATATGACAAGGGCGTGCCGGCGTTCATCGGCCGCTATCTGCCGGCAGAACAAGGCCAGCAGCTTTTGGCCAATGCCAAGATTTTTAAGATCAAGCATCATGATTACAATTGGGATCTGAATGAATAA
- a CDS encoding TIGR04283 family arsenosugar biosynthesis glycosyltransferase, translating into MKATITLAPKPIQAVGEPRVKPAFVSIIVPTLNEAQNVRRLASTLSALPEAEIIFCDGGSCDGTPDEIQHCVGGRWNVRLIHAPCNRAQQMNAGAKQAKGEWLIFLHADTVLPRESFNGFLVMAKQSPHLNAGAFTFRVAHQSWVYRYLEFYVGLRCKLLKLPFGDQAIFIRRKLFEAIGGYREDFPLMEDMEIAQRLNKQQGFVLLDFLVYTSARRYEAEGFFKRGLGNIYLQLLYRLGVHPRELAKKYWK; encoded by the coding sequence ATGAAGGCGACTATAACCCTTGCTCCCAAACCAATTCAGGCTGTCGGAGAACCTCGAGTTAAACCCGCTTTCGTTTCCATCATTGTTCCCACCTTAAATGAAGCACAAAATGTCCGCCGGCTGGCCAGCACGCTCAGTGCATTGCCGGAGGCAGAGATCATTTTCTGTGACGGCGGCAGTTGTGATGGCACGCCCGATGAAATTCAACACTGTGTGGGCGGGCGATGGAATGTTCGTTTGATTCATGCGCCCTGCAACCGCGCCCAGCAAATGAACGCCGGCGCCAAACAGGCCAAAGGCGAATGGCTGATTTTTCTTCACGCCGATACCGTGCTGCCGCGTGAATCTTTCAACGGTTTTCTTGTCATGGCCAAACAATCGCCTCATCTGAACGCTGGCGCTTTCACCTTTCGCGTTGCTCATCAGAGCTGGGTGTACCGTTATCTCGAGTTTTACGTCGGCTTGCGCTGCAAGCTGCTGAAACTGCCGTTCGGCGATCAGGCCATTTTCATTAGACGAAAATTATTTGAAGCCATCGGCGGTTACCGCGAAGATTTTCCGCTGATGGAAGACATGGAAATCGCGCAGCGACTCAACAAGCAACAGGGCTTTGTCTTGCTCGATTTTCTCGTCTATACTTCAGCGCGCCGCTACGAAGCTGAAGGTTTTTTCAAACGCGGGTTGGGTAATATCTACTTGCAGTTGCTTTATCGTCTCGGTGTGCATCCGAGAGAATTGGCGAAAAAATATTGGAAGTGA
- a CDS encoding radical SAM protein — protein MTNHNGKVLPVLQTAENGRKVPTPKEAQARTWARLYPKLRTPSQSLGQRKAIGCVALEITQRCNLDCTLCYLSEMSESTLDIPMAEVKRRIDEILYEYGPNSPVQITGGDPTLRQEDELIEIVRYASERGLQPALLTNGIKATRELLQKLAAVGLRDVAFHVDMTQNLRDENKRLYASEEELNVIRKKYIERARGLGIAVIFNTTLCRTNFHELPMLVRFFRDNADGVGMCSFQLHADTGRGILHGRPDEINPRNIIRIINETLGTKINFDVVDIGHPDCNRIGYAFVCNRQAYDLWWDPAIINKLYHEFEGVGLDRGNPKKAVKTALKHVLTHPRILRKGLPFILVHLWRMKWDLLASRFKVHKLSFMIHNFMHATCLDPERIDNCSFMVMTAEGPVSMCLHNANRDLYITRQFAYKAGDEEKIFNPVREHKRAYWAEKLPTLKVIQPLGRQPDEAPAEVATP, from the coding sequence ATGACCAACCACAACGGAAAGGTTCTGCCGGTTTTGCAGACGGCGGAGAATGGCCGGAAAGTGCCGACGCCAAAGGAGGCGCAGGCGCGCACGTGGGCACGGCTTTATCCGAAACTTCGCACGCCGAGCCAGTCGCTCGGACAACGCAAGGCGATCGGCTGTGTGGCACTGGAAATCACGCAACGCTGCAATCTCGATTGTACGCTGTGCTATCTCAGCGAGATGAGCGAAAGCACGCTCGATATCCCAATGGCGGAAGTCAAGCGCCGGATTGATGAAATTTTATATGAATACGGCCCCAACTCGCCGGTGCAAATCACCGGCGGCGACCCGACGTTGCGTCAAGAAGACGAGCTGATCGAAATCGTTCGCTATGCTTCCGAGCGCGGCTTGCAGCCGGCGTTGTTGACGAACGGCATCAAGGCGACGCGTGAGTTGCTGCAAAAGCTGGCAGCGGTCGGCCTTCGAGACGTGGCGTTTCACGTCGACATGACGCAGAACCTGCGTGACGAGAATAAACGTTTATATGCTTCGGAAGAAGAACTCAACGTCATCCGCAAAAAATACATCGAGCGCGCCCGCGGCCTCGGCATCGCGGTGATTTTCAACACCACGCTGTGCCGCACGAATTTTCACGAGCTGCCGATGCTGGTGCGTTTCTTTCGCGACAACGCCGATGGCGTCGGCATGTGCAGCTTCCAATTGCACGCGGACACCGGCCGCGGCATTCTGCACGGGCGTCCCGACGAAATCAATCCGCGTAACATCATTCGCATTATCAATGAAACTTTGGGCACCAAAATAAATTTTGACGTTGTCGACATCGGTCATCCCGATTGCAATCGTATCGGCTATGCGTTCGTTTGCAACCGCCAGGCTTACGATTTGTGGTGGGATCCGGCGATTATCAACAAGCTTTATCACGAATTCGAAGGCGTCGGGCTGGATCGCGGCAATCCCAAGAAGGCGGTCAAGACTGCGCTCAAGCACGTGCTCACGCATCCGCGCATTCTGCGAAAAGGCCTGCCTTTTATTCTCGTGCATTTGTGGCGAATGAAATGGGATTTACTGGCGAGCCGGTTCAAAGTGCACAAGCTGAGCTTTATGATTCACAATTTCATGCACGCGACGTGCCTCGATCCGGAGCGCATTGACAATTGTTCATTCATGGTGATGACGGCGGAGGGCCCGGTTTCAATGTGCTTGCACAATGCCAATCGCGATTTGTATATTACCAGGCAGTTCGCTTACAAGGCCGGCGACGAGGAGAAAATTTTCAATCCCGTGCGCGAGCATAAACGCGCCTACTGGGCGGAAAAACTTCCCACCCTGAAAGTCATTCAGCCGCTTGGCCGCCAGCCAGACGAAGCGCCGGCGGAAGTGGCGACACCGTGA
- a CDS encoding lycopene cyclase domain-containing protein, producing MKGEYLLFNLLIVAGPLIMSFEKQIYFAGQWRYAWPAIVLVAIPYLIWDALVTGSHWWFNEKYTFDFRLAKLPLEEWLFFFSVPFAALFSWEVIKFYYRRDRKLHHMRRVRYGLYALQLAGLIFFANGKEYTGLMLIFLGAAFIIDRVLRTNLFLRPRFLIYLAVVIGFIFIFNGYLTWRPVVLYGEAYQLGWRVGTIPIEDFGYGISLIFLVTVFYEKFKKLRPVN from the coding sequence GTGAAAGGCGAATACCTTTTGTTCAACCTGCTGATTGTGGCGGGGCCGCTGATCATGAGTTTTGAGAAACAAATTTATTTTGCCGGCCAATGGCGCTACGCCTGGCCGGCGATCGTCCTCGTCGCCATTCCCTACCTCATTTGGGATGCCCTGGTGACCGGCTCGCATTGGTGGTTCAATGAAAAATATACCTTCGATTTTCGCCTGGCAAAATTGCCGCTCGAAGAATGGCTTTTTTTCTTCAGCGTACCATTTGCAGCGCTTTTCAGCTGGGAGGTGATCAAGTTTTACTATCGCCGCGACCGCAAGCTTCATCACATGAGGCGCGTGCGTTATGGCCTCTATGCGCTGCAACTGGCCGGGTTGATTTTTTTTGCCAACGGCAAGGAATACACCGGCCTGATGTTGATCTTCCTGGGCGCGGCGTTCATCATCGACCGGGTTTTGAGAACCAATTTGTTTTTGCGCCCCCGTTTTTTGATTTATCTCGCGGTGGTGATCGGGTTCATTTTTATTTTCAATGGCTACTTGACGTGGCGGCCCGTGGTGTTGTACGGCGAGGCGTATCAACTGGGCTGGCGCGTCGGCACGATTCCGATTGAAGATTTTGGGTATGGCATTTCGCTGATTTTTTTGGTCACGGTTTTTTACGAAAAATTCAAGAAGCTGCGGCCGGTGAATTAG